The following proteins are encoded in a genomic region of Bacteroidota bacterium:
- the dinB gene encoding DNA polymerase IV produces MPDRKIIHIDMDAFYASVEQRDAPELQGQPVIVGWPHGRSVVLTASYEARKFGVRSAMPGSEAYRLCPQGIFVPPRFPVYKEVSQQIRAIFHSHTDLVEPLSLDEAYLDVTADKQGIGSAIEIAKSIKAEIKRQTHLTASAGVSVNKFVAKVASGMQKPDGLTFIGPSRIEAFMEQLPVADFFGVGKVTAAKMKSMGLHTGADLKQLSEDELVKRFGKTGRFYYRIVRGIDNRPVEPDRETKSVSVEDTFTEDILDLELLKQELTSLADKLMGRLERYELAGRTVTVKVKYHDFKQVTRSKTLLAPPDKDELLQTAFELLQLTEAGKKRVRLIGLGVAGFSDIGPEKQLKLF; encoded by the coding sequence ATGCCCGACCGCAAAATCATACATATCGACATGGATGCGTTTTACGCGTCGGTGGAGCAGCGTGATGCGCCGGAGCTGCAGGGGCAGCCGGTAATAGTGGGCTGGCCGCACGGGCGCAGCGTGGTGCTCACGGCCAGCTACGAGGCGCGCAAGTTTGGCGTGCGCTCGGCCATGCCGGGCAGCGAGGCTTACAGGCTTTGTCCGCAGGGCATTTTTGTTCCGCCACGCTTTCCGGTGTACAAGGAAGTATCGCAACAGATCAGGGCCATTTTTCATTCGCATACTGATCTGGTGGAGCCGCTTTCGCTTGATGAGGCTTACTTAGATGTGACGGCCGACAAGCAGGGCATTGGCTCGGCCATTGAAATTGCAAAGTCAATAAAGGCCGAAATTAAACGGCAGACGCATCTTACCGCTTCGGCGGGTGTATCGGTAAACAAGTTTGTGGCCAAAGTGGCTTCGGGCATGCAAAAGCCCGACGGGCTTACGTTTATCGGGCCCTCACGTATTGAGGCTTTTATGGAGCAGCTGCCCGTGGCCGATTTCTTTGGTGTGGGTAAGGTAACCGCCGCCAAAATGAAAAGCATGGGCCTGCATACCGGCGCCGATCTCAAGCAACTCAGCGAGGATGAGCTGGTAAAACGTTTCGGCAAAACCGGACGCTTTTACTACCGGATTGTACGCGGTATCGACAACAGGCCGGTAGAGCCCGACCGCGAAACCAAATCGGTAAGTGTGGAAGATACGTTTACGGAAGATATTCTCGATCTGGAACTGCTAAAGCAGGAGCTTACCAGTCTGGCTGATAAACTTATGGGCCGTCTCGAACGGTATGAACTGGCCGGAAGAACAGTAACGGTAAAAGTAAAATATCACGACTTTAAGCAGGTTACCCGGAGCAAAACTCTTTTGGCTCCGCCGGATAAAGATGAATTGCTGCAAACGGCCTTCGAATTACTGCAACTTACCGAAGCCGGGAAAAAACGTGTGCGGCTGATTGGCCTTGGTGTAGCGGGTTTCAGCGATATTGGCCCTGAAAAACAGCTGAAATTATTTTGA